The following are encoded together in the Anopheles nili chromosome 3, idAnoNiliSN_F5_01, whole genome shotgun sequence genome:
- the LOC128725482 gene encoding skin secretory protein xP2-like produces MKLFICLSALLLVSANAESEQKKSAADGKAAVPLEKKLDKRGLLNLGYGYGINGLDVGYIGGGHLGGAYHDAHHGHDHHYGHSVYLGGHTDVTKTVTLVKGVPVPYTVEKHVPYTVEKHVPYPVKVPVPQPYEVVKHVPVHVKEYVKVPVHVPAPYPVEKKVPYPVHVPVDRPYPVKVFVPQPYEVTKHVPYPVKVPVPQPYEVHKHVPVPVKVEVPVPVPYTVEKKVPVPVKVPVDRPYPVHVPAPYPVEVEKPVPYTVEKPVPYEVKVPVDRPYPVPVEKPVPYPVKVPVPKPYYVEKHVPYTVERPVPVPVKVPFDRPYPVTVEKHIPVEKPVPVPVKVPVAVPVPVHHDHHHHHLEHLHEPHHHHDVSYTSFSGYGHDYSYHH; encoded by the exons ATGAAGTTGTTT ATCTGTCTGTCGGCGCTTTTGTTGGTTTCGGCGAATGCCGAATCAGAGCAGAAGAAGTCCGCAGCCGATGGGAAGGCGGCCGTCCCGCTGGAGAAGAAGCTGGACAAACGAGGCCTGCTGAATCTGGGCTACGGTTACGGCATCAACGGGCTGGACGTAGGTTACATCGGCGGTGGACATCTCGGTGGTGCATATCATGATGCGCACCATGGCCACGATCATCATTACGGTCACAGCGTGTACCTCGGTGGCCATACGGACGTCACGAAGACGGTCACGCTCGTGAAAGGAGTGCCAGTGCCGTACACCGTCGAGAAACACGTCCCATACACGGTCGAGAAGCATGTGCCGTATCCCGTGAAGGTACCGGTCCCACAGCCTTACGAAGTCGTCAAGCATGTCCCGGTTCATGTCAAGGAGTATGTCAAGGTTCCGGTGCATGTTCCTGCTCCGTacccggtggaaaagaagGTCCCGTATCCCGTGCACGTCCCGGTCGATCGGCCATACCCCGTGAAGGTGTTCGTTCCGCAGCCGTACGAAGTGACCAAGCATGTGCCTTACCCGGTGAAGGTGCCCGTTCCGCAGCCCTATGAGGTGCACAAGCATGTGCCTGTGCCCGTGAAGGTGGAGGTCCCAGTCCCTGTTCCATACACCGTCGAGAAGAAGGTCCCCGTCCCGGTGAAGGTTCCAGTCGATCGTCCTTACCCGGTGCATGTGCCAGCGCCTTATCCAGTTGAGGTTGAGAAACCCGTCCCGTACACGGTCGAAAAGCCAGTCCCGTATGAAGTGAAGGTCCCTGTTGATCGCCCATACCCGGTGCCGGTTGAGAAGCCCGTCCCATACCCAGTCAAGGTGCCCGTCCCGAAGCCGTACTACGTCGAGAAGCACGTTCCCTACACTGTCGAGAGGCCagtcccggtcccggtgaaGGTGCCGTTCGATCGCCCATACCCAGTGACGGTTGAGAAGCACATCCCGGTCGAGAAGCCTGTTCCAGTCCCAGTAAAGGTCCCGGTTGCcgtcccggttccggttcaccacgaccatcaccatcaccatctgGAGCACTTGCACGAGCCGCACCATCATCACGATGTGAGCTACACTAGCTTCAGCGGCTACGGACATGATTACAGCTACCACCACTAG